A genome region from Dickeya dadantii NCPPB 898 includes the following:
- the nrdB gene encoding class Ia ribonucleoside-diphosphate reductase subunit beta, giving the protein MAYTTFSQNKNDQLLEPMFFGQPVNVARYDQQKYEIFEKLIEKQLSFFWRPEEVDVSRDRIDYQALPEHEKHIFISNLKYQTLLDSIQGRSPNVALLPLISIPELETWVETWAFSETIHSRSYTHIIRNIVNDPSIVFDDIVTNEEILKRAKDISGFYDELIELTSYYHLLGEGTHQVNGKTVNINVYELKKKLYLCLMSVNALEAIRFYVSFACSFAFAERELMEGNAKIIKLIARDEALHLTGTQHMLNLMRAGQDDPEMAKVAEECQQQCYDLFVLAAQQEKEWAEYLFRDGSMIGLNKDILCQYVEYITNIRMQAVGLPLPFETRTNPIPWINAWLVSDNVQVAPQEVEVSSYLVGQIDAEINTDDLSDFQL; this is encoded by the coding sequence ATGGCCTATACCACTTTTTCACAGAATAAAAACGATCAGTTGCTGGAACCCATGTTCTTCGGCCAGCCGGTCAACGTGGCGCGTTATGACCAGCAAAAATATGAAATTTTCGAAAAGCTGATCGAAAAACAGCTTTCGTTCTTCTGGCGCCCGGAAGAGGTGGATGTCTCCCGCGACCGTATCGACTATCAGGCATTGCCGGAACACGAAAAACACATTTTTATCAGCAACCTGAAATACCAAACGCTGCTGGATTCCATTCAGGGCCGCAGCCCTAACGTCGCGCTGCTGCCGCTGATCTCCATCCCGGAGCTGGAAACCTGGGTGGAAACCTGGGCGTTCTCGGAAACCATCCACTCTCGTTCCTATACCCATATCATCCGCAATATCGTCAACGATCCGTCGATCGTGTTTGACGATATCGTCACCAATGAGGAAATCCTCAAACGGGCGAAGGACATCTCCGGGTTCTACGACGAGCTAATTGAACTGACCAGCTACTACCATTTGCTGGGAGAAGGCACCCATCAGGTCAACGGCAAGACCGTGAACATCAACGTGTATGAGTTGAAGAAAAAACTCTACCTGTGCCTGATGAGCGTCAACGCGCTGGAAGCCATCCGCTTCTACGTCAGCTTCGCCTGCTCCTTCGCCTTCGCCGAGCGCGAATTGATGGAAGGCAACGCCAAGATCATCAAGCTGATCGCCCGTGACGAAGCGCTGCATCTCACCGGCACCCAACACATGCTTAACCTGATGCGCGCCGGTCAGGACGACCCGGAAATGGCTAAAGTGGCGGAAGAGTGTCAGCAGCAGTGCTACGACCTGTTCGTGCTGGCTGCCCAGCAGGAGAAAGAGTGGGCGGAATACCTGTTCCGCGACGGCTCGATGATCGGCCTGAACAAGGACATCCTGTGCCAGTACGTGGAGTACATCACCAACATCCGTATGCAGGCGGTGGGGTTGCCGTTGCCGTTTGAAACCCGCACCAACCCGATTCCCTGGATCAATGCCTGGCTGGTATCGGACAACGTGCAGGTGGCGCCGCAGGAAGTGGAGGTAAGCTCCTACCTGGTCGGCCAGATTGACGCGGAAATCAACACCGACGACCTCAGCGACTTCCAGCTGTAA
- the nrdA gene encoding class 1a ribonucleoside-diphosphate reductase subunit alpha gives MNQSLLVTKRDGSKERINLDKIHRVITWAAEGLHNVSVSQVELRSHIQFYDGIKTADIHETIIKAAADLISRESPDYQYLAARLAIFHLRKKAYGQFEPPKLHDHVIKMVEMGKYDRHLLEDYTEEEFAQMDAFIDHWRDMNFSYAAVKQLEGKYLVQNRVTGDIYESAQFLYILVAACLFSGYPRETRLDYVKRFYDAVSTFKISLPTPIMSGVRTPTRQFSSCVLIECGDSLDSINATSSAIVKYVSQRAGIGINAGRIRALGSPIRGGEAFHTGCIPFYKHFQTAVKSCSQGGVRGGAATLFYPLWHLEVESLLVLKNNRGVEGNRVRHLDYGVQLNKLMYQRLVKGEDITLFSPSDVPGLYDAFFTNQDEFERLYVKYEQDDSIRKKQLKAAELFSLMMQERASTGRIYIQNVDHCNTHSPFDPLVAPVRQSNLCLEIALPTKPLEDVNDESGEIALCTLSAFNLGAISSLHELEELATLAVRALDALLDYQDYPIPAAKRGAMGRRTLGIGVINFAYYLAKHGVRYSDGSANNLTHRTFEAIQYYLLKASNQLAREQGACPWFNETTYSQGILPIDSYKRDLDSICSEPLHHDWEALRKDIQTYGLRNSTLSALMPSETSSQISNATNGIEPPRGHISVKASKDGILRQVVPEYETLKDAYELLWDMPSNDGYLQLVGLMQKFVDQAISSNTNYDPARFPSGKVPMTQLLKDLLTAYKFGLKTLYYQNTRDGAEDAQDDLLDTAPQDDGCESGACKI, from the coding sequence CCATCATCAAGGCCGCCGCCGACCTGATCTCCCGCGAAAGCCCGGACTACCAGTATCTGGCCGCACGTCTGGCTATCTTCCATCTGCGCAAGAAAGCCTACGGCCAGTTCGAACCGCCAAAGTTGCACGACCACGTAATAAAAATGGTCGAAATGGGAAAATACGATCGCCATTTGCTGGAAGACTACACGGAAGAAGAATTTGCTCAGATGGACGCTTTCATCGATCACTGGCGTGACATGAATTTCTCCTACGCAGCGGTAAAACAGCTGGAAGGGAAATATCTGGTACAAAACCGCGTGACCGGTGACATCTACGAAAGCGCCCAGTTCCTGTATATTCTGGTCGCCGCCTGCCTGTTCTCCGGTTACCCGCGCGAAACCCGTCTGGACTATGTAAAACGCTTCTATGACGCGGTATCGACGTTCAAAATTTCGCTGCCGACGCCGATCATGTCCGGCGTGCGTACCCCTACCCGCCAGTTCAGCTCCTGCGTGCTGATCGAGTGCGGCGACAGCCTGGATTCCATCAACGCCACCTCCAGTGCGATCGTGAAATACGTCTCCCAGCGCGCCGGCATCGGCATCAACGCCGGCCGTATCCGTGCGCTGGGCAGCCCGATCCGCGGCGGCGAAGCGTTCCACACCGGCTGTATTCCGTTCTACAAACATTTCCAGACCGCGGTGAAATCCTGCTCTCAGGGCGGGGTGCGCGGCGGTGCGGCTACGCTGTTCTACCCGCTGTGGCATCTGGAAGTGGAAAGCCTGCTGGTGCTGAAAAACAACCGCGGCGTGGAAGGCAACCGCGTGCGTCACCTCGACTACGGCGTACAGCTCAACAAGCTGATGTACCAGCGTCTGGTCAAAGGCGAAGACATCACGCTGTTCAGCCCGTCCGACGTGCCGGGGTTGTACGACGCCTTCTTCACCAATCAGGATGAATTCGAGCGCCTGTACGTGAAATATGAGCAGGACGACAGCATCCGCAAGAAGCAGCTCAAGGCGGCGGAACTGTTCTCGTTGATGATGCAGGAACGCGCCTCCACCGGCCGTATCTATATTCAGAACGTCGACCACTGCAACACGCACAGCCCGTTTGATCCGCTGGTCGCACCGGTGCGCCAGTCCAACCTGTGTCTGGAAATCGCGCTGCCGACCAAACCGCTGGAAGACGTCAACGACGAAAGCGGCGAAATCGCGCTTTGCACCCTGTCGGCCTTCAACCTGGGCGCCATCAGTTCGCTGCACGAACTGGAAGAGCTGGCGACATTGGCGGTACGCGCCCTGGATGCCCTGCTCGACTATCAGGACTACCCGATTCCGGCCGCCAAACGCGGTGCGATGGGCCGTCGTACGCTGGGCATCGGCGTGATCAACTTCGCTTACTATCTGGCGAAACACGGCGTACGCTACTCCGACGGCAGCGCCAACAACCTGACGCACCGCACCTTCGAAGCGATTCAGTACTATCTGCTGAAAGCCTCGAACCAACTGGCGCGCGAACAGGGTGCCTGCCCGTGGTTTAACGAAACCACCTATTCGCAGGGCATTTTGCCGATCGACAGCTACAAGCGCGATCTGGACAGTATCTGCAGCGAACCACTGCACCATGACTGGGAAGCGCTGCGCAAAGACATCCAGACTTATGGCCTGCGCAACTCCACGCTGTCGGCGCTGATGCCGTCTGAAACCTCGTCGCAGATCTCCAATGCCACCAACGGTATTGAGCCGCCGCGCGGTCATATCAGCGTTAAAGCGTCGAAAGACGGTATCCTGCGTCAGGTGGTGCCGGAATACGAAACGCTGAAAGACGCCTACGAGCTGCTGTGGGACATGCCGTCCAACGACGGTTACCTGCAACTGGTGGGCCTGATGCAGAAATTCGTCGATCAGGCGATTTCCTCCAACACCAACTACGATCCGGCGCGTTTCCCGTCAGGAAAAGTGCCGATGACCCAGTTGCTGAAAGATCTGCTCACGGCGTATAAGTTCGGGTTGAAAACCCTGTACTATCAAAACACCCGCGACGGCGCCGAAGACGCGCAGGATGACCTGCTCGACACCGCGCCGCAGGATGACGGCTGCGAAAGCGGCGCCTGCAAGATCTAA
- the yfaE gene encoding class I ribonucleotide reductase maintenance protein YfaE gives MTAPTITLRLSGAQLLCSDEHTSLLEVLESQRVPVEYQCRSGYCGACRLRLTKGKVAYRETPLACVQQDEILPCCCMPLDDIELDM, from the coding sequence ATGACCGCTCCCACCATCACACTGCGCCTCTCCGGGGCGCAGTTGCTCTGCTCCGATGAACACACCTCCTTGCTGGAAGTGCTCGAATCCCAGCGGGTGCCGGTCGAATATCAGTGTCGTTCCGGTTATTGCGGTGCCTGCCGGTTACGGTTGACCAAAGGCAAGGTCGCCTACCGGGAAACGCCGCTGGCCTGTGTGCAACAGGACGAAATTCTGCCCTGCTGTTGTATGCCGCTGGACGATATCGAACTGGATATGTAA